From Panicum hallii strain FIL2 chromosome 2, PHallii_v3.1, whole genome shotgun sequence, a single genomic window includes:
- the LOC112883057 gene encoding beta carbonic anhydrase 5, chloroplastic-like isoform X1 produces the protein MLPRSLGTAARRLGLAAAPARSRACSASAARRPCPPSDGEEAGEDGLPPTSHGPEPEERRRPRRGEHRREFSFITTAARDHSVLTRQLLDSRHDTIDEVGAEHDPFSELKARFMDFKQRNYVENFSNYQSLAQQQTPKFMVVACADSRVCPTRILGFQPGEAFTVRNVANLVPPYEHGGSETSAALEFAVNTLQVENVLVVGHSRCGGIQALMSMKDDSTSGSFIKNWVSIGKSARLSTKAAAGNLNFEMQCTHCEKESINSSLLNLLTYPWIEKRVNEGTLNLHGGYYNFVDCTFEKWTLVYRKGLEGGSKYAIKNRSSWS, from the exons ATGCTTCCAAGGTCCTTGGGAACAGCGGCGCGGCGCCTGGGCCTAGCTGCGGCtcccgcgcgctcgcgcgcgtgcTCGGCttccgcggcgcggcggccgtgcccGCCGTCCGACGGCGAGGAGGCCGGGGAGGATGGGCTTCCTCCGACGTCGCACGGGCCGGAGCCGGAGGAGCGACGGCGGCCTCGCCGCGGAGAGCATCG GAGAGAATTCTCGTTTATCACAACGGCCGCTAGAGATCATTCTGTCTTGACCCGGCAACTTCTAGATTCTCGACATGATACAATAGATGAGGTAGGTGCAGAACATGATCCGTTCAGTGAGTTGAAAGCGAGGTTCATGGACTTCAAACAGCGAAACTATGT GGAAAATTTTTCAAATTACCAAAGTCTGGCGCAACAGCAAACGCCAAAG TTCATGGTGGTTGCTTGTGCTGACTCCAGGGTCTGCCCTACCAGAATTTTGGGGTTTCAGCCTGGGGAAGCATTTACAGTTCGTAATGTGGCAAATTTGGTACCACCATATGAG CATGGGGGTTCAGAGACTAGTGCAGCACTAGAGTTTGCTGTCAATACACTCCAG GTAGAAAATGTATTGGTGGTAGGTCACAGCCGATGTGGTGGCATCCAGGCACTAATGAGTATGAAAGATGATTCAACCTCTGG AAGCTTTATTAAGAACTGGGTTTCAATTGGGAAGAGCGCAAGGTTAAGCACAAAAGCTGCAGCTGGAAACTTAAATTTTGAAATGCAGTGCACACACTGTGAAAAG GAATCAATAAATAGCTCTCTTTTGAACTTGTTAACATACCCATGGATAGAGAAAAGGGTGAATGAAGGTACTCTGAACCTTCATGGAGGCTACTACAACTTTGTAGATTGCACATTTGAAAAATGGACATTAGTGTACCGTAAAGGACTGGAAGGCGGAAGCAAGTATGCTATAAAGAACAGGTCCTCCTGGTCTTGA
- the LOC112879599 gene encoding pollen-specific leucine-rich repeat extensin-like protein 2, whose product MDPSGAGAGALRRKAEQWLSVAEKLLVARDLEGCKQFASQALASDPHTPGADDLHAAAAALLAAQRRRRPNGQPDPYGVLGLDPTNPASRHPDAIHAQYRSLSFLLNRSRPDRPCSLAFAEAARLVADAWAFLSDPARKSALDAELHAAAAAAARAYHSPAPNLPQPHSQSPLPSRPTPPTAAPSPRPTPPPAAPSPRPTPPPAAPSPRPTPPPAAPTQRPTQPLATPSPRPTPPPVSPPLRRTPPPVASPPRPTQRSVAPQTRPAPLTAAPAPRPSPPPPIALQTQPSPPLPSTPQTPIAATVSAVQSGAAPSSTFWTVCACCHIHQYDRQYETRKLLCPSCRQTFVAEAMADPPPIVPGTDMYYCTWGFFPVGFPGCPGFERMINSQPRGPDQLNAPWLGGTGGVKGNTQDNAQNGAPPVIATVVEVPVEVPAVTPPAKPMRVKVGAKKRGRPKGSKNKKKL is encoded by the coding sequence ATGGATCCGtccggcgccggcgctggcGCCTTGCGTCGGAAGGCGGAGCAGTGGTTGAGCGTGGCCGAGAAGCTCCTGGTGGCGCGCGACCTCGAAGGGTGTAAGCAGTTCGCCTCGCAGGCCCTAGCCTCCGATCCCCACACCCCGGGCGCCGACgacctccacgccgccgccgccgccctcctggcggcccagcgccgccgccgccccaacGGTCAGCCCGATCCCTACGGCGTCCTCGGCCTCGACCCCACGAATCCCGCATCACGCCACCCTGATGCCATCCACGCACAGTACCGCAGCCTCTCCTTCCTCCTCAATCGCTCCCGCCCCGACCGCCCCTGCTCGCTCGCCTTCGCCGAAGCCGCCCGCCTCGTCGCCGATGCCTGGGCTTTCCTATCTGATCCCGCTCGTAAATCCGCCCTCGACGCGGAGctccatgccgccgccgccgccgcagctcgcgCATACCACTCGCCCGCTCCAAATCTACCGCAGCCGCACTCGCAGTCTCCTCTGCCTTCACGCCCAACTCCACCGACGGCTGCTCCCTCTCCACGCCCAACTCCTCCGCCGGCTGCTCCCTCCCCACGCCCAACTCCGCCGCCGGCTGCTCCCTCCCCACGCCCAACTCCGCCGCCGGCTGCTCCCACTCAACGGCCAACACAACCTCTGGCTACTCCCTCCCCACGGCCGACTCCGCCGCCGGTTTCTCCCCCTCTGCGgcgaacgccgccgccggttGCTTCCCCTCCGCGGCCAACTCAGCGGTCGGTTGCTCCCCAAACACGGCCAGCACCGCTGACGGCTGCTCCCGCTCCACGGCCTAGTCCACCACCACCAATTGCTCTACAAACACAGCCAAGTCCGCCACTACCATCTACTCCCCAAACGCCGATAGCTGCAACGGTCTCAGCAGTGCAGTCTGGTGCAGCACCTTCGTCAACTTTCTGGACAGTGTGCGCCTGCTGCCACATTCACCAGTACGACCGCCAATATGAGACTCGCAAGCTGCTGTGCCCTAGCTGCCGCCAGACATTTGTAGCAGAGGCAATGGCCGATCCACCTCCTATTGTGCCGGGCACCGACATGTATTACTGCACCTGGGGGTTCTTCCCCGTTGGGTTCCCTGGGTGTCCTGGCTTTGAAAGAATGATCAATTCACAGCCACGGGGACCAGATCAGCTGAATGCGCCGTGGCTTGGTGGCACCGGTGGTGTGAAAGGTAATACTCAGGATAATGCTCAGAATGGGGCGCCGCCAGTTATTGCCACAGTAGTAGAAGTGCCAGTAGAGGTGCCGGCCGTGACGCCGCCAGCGAAACCAATGAGAGTGAAGGTGGGTGCAAAGAAGCGTGGTCGCCCCAAGGGTAGTAAGAACAAGAAGAAATTGTGA
- the LOC112883057 gene encoding beta carbonic anhydrase 5, chloroplastic-like isoform X3 has product MANGLLLRAASPGLRPAVAGAAGSSADSGQGHGLVTIGDSRPRGVALRVGGSSRREFSFITTAARDHSVLTRQLLDSRHDTIDEVGAEHDPFSELKARFMDFKQRNYVENFSNYQSLAQQQTPKFMVVACADSRVCPTRILGFQPGEAFTVRNVANLVPPYEHGGSETSAALEFAVNTLQVENVLVVGHSRCGGIQALMSMKDDSTSGSFIKNWVSIGKSARLSTKAAAGNLNFEMQCTHCEKESINSSLLNLLTYPWIEKRVNEGTLNLHGGYYNFVDCTFEKWTLVYRKGLEGGSKYAIKNRSSWS; this is encoded by the exons ATGGCTAACgggctcctcctccgcgccgcctcccCGGGCCTCCGCCCCGCCGTCGCGGGAGCGGCCGGTTCCTCCGCTGACTCCGGCCAGGGACATGGCCTGGTGACG ATCGGCGATTCGAGGCCGCGCGGTGTTGCTCTGCGGGTGGGAGGATCTAGCCG GAGAGAATTCTCGTTTATCACAACGGCCGCTAGAGATCATTCTGTCTTGACCCGGCAACTTCTAGATTCTCGACATGATACAATAGATGAGGTAGGTGCAGAACATGATCCGTTCAGTGAGTTGAAAGCGAGGTTCATGGACTTCAAACAGCGAAACTATGT GGAAAATTTTTCAAATTACCAAAGTCTGGCGCAACAGCAAACGCCAAAG TTCATGGTGGTTGCTTGTGCTGACTCCAGGGTCTGCCCTACCAGAATTTTGGGGTTTCAGCCTGGGGAAGCATTTACAGTTCGTAATGTGGCAAATTTGGTACCACCATATGAG CATGGGGGTTCAGAGACTAGTGCAGCACTAGAGTTTGCTGTCAATACACTCCAG GTAGAAAATGTATTGGTGGTAGGTCACAGCCGATGTGGTGGCATCCAGGCACTAATGAGTATGAAAGATGATTCAACCTCTGG AAGCTTTATTAAGAACTGGGTTTCAATTGGGAAGAGCGCAAGGTTAAGCACAAAAGCTGCAGCTGGAAACTTAAATTTTGAAATGCAGTGCACACACTGTGAAAAG GAATCAATAAATAGCTCTCTTTTGAACTTGTTAACATACCCATGGATAGAGAAAAGGGTGAATGAAGGTACTCTGAACCTTCATGGAGGCTACTACAACTTTGTAGATTGCACATTTGAAAAATGGACATTAGTGTACCGTAAAGGACTGGAAGGCGGAAGCAAGTATGCTATAAAGAACAGGTCCTCCTGGTCTTGA
- the LOC112879400 gene encoding transcription factor bHLH30-like: MVPLGSDEAEVAMDGERSPPPAATRSGPSRSHSEAERKRRQRINAHLATLRTLVPAASRMDKAALLGEVVRHVRELRGEADAAAAGAAVAVPGEGDEVGVEEGQHCCCHGAGGERDRAAAATRRVRAWVCCADRPGLMSELGRAVRSVSARAVRAEIATVGGRTRSVLELEVGGQHDGEGTSSRPALQAALRAVLLSREELLAAECYKRQRFSAHIARV, translated from the exons ATGGTGCCTCTCGGGAGTGACGAAGCGGAGGTGGCGATGGACGGGgagcgctcgccgccgccagcgGCGACGCGGAGCGGGCCGAGCAGGAGCCACAGCGAGGCGGAGCGGAAGCGGCGGCAGCGCATCAACGCCCACCTCGCCACGCTCCGCACCCTCGTGCCCGCGGCGTCAAGG ATGGACAAGGCGGCGCTGCTCGGGGAGGTGGTGCGGCACGTGCGGGAGCTGCGGGGCGAGgcggacgccgcggcggcgggcgcggccgtGGCCGTCCCGGGGGAAGGTGACGAGGTCGGCGTCGAGGAGGGCCAGCACTGCTGCTGCCACGGCGCCGGCGGGGAGAGGGACagggccgcagccgccaccAGGCGCGTCAGGGCGTGGGTGTGCTGCGCCGACCGCCCGGGGCTCATGTCCGAGCTGGGCCGCGCCGTGCGGTCCGTCAGCGCCAGGGCGGTGCGAGCGGAGATAGCTACCGTCGGCGGGCGGACGCGGAGCGTCCTGGAGCTGGAGGTCGGCGGGCAGCACGACGGCGAGGGCACGTCGTCAAGGCCGGCGCTGCAGGCGGCCCTCCGGGCCGTGCTGCTCAGCCGGGAGGAGCTGCTCGCCGCCGAGTGCTACAAGCGGCAGCGCTTCTCGGCGCACATCGCCAGGGTTTAG
- the LOC112883061 gene encoding AT-hook motif nuclear-localized protein 17-like, whose protein sequence is MSLGKRDMSQERLYQDRKDVVPIHFTTPPPPPRQQQSHQHHHVGHGEQQQQQLECFSDEVDSRGSAELKEPASSGALVVSGGGDGASIEVSKKRRGRPPGSKNKPKPPVVITREAEPAAAMRPHVIEIPCGRDVADALARFATRRNLGICVLAGTGAVANVSLRHPAPGGGVPAGAIVIHGQYEILSISATFLPPAMSAVAPQAAAAAACLSISLAGPHGQIVGGAVAGPLYAATTVVVVAAAFTNPTFHRLPADNDASVSVSVSLSPCSGDPADEHRGSHHHQQQHQHPAEQAPPPPQEHRPHVVRRQPAPHLGAAASQAQPVDPCGPPAVPIFACHPQPHDVMWPPPARAQHPPPPPF, encoded by the coding sequence ATGTCGCTCGGCAAGAGGGATATGAGCCAGGAGCGCCTGTACCAAGATCGCAAGGACGTGGTGCCCATCCACTtcaccacgccgccgccgccgccgcggcagcagCAATCCCACCAGCACCACCATGTCGGCCACggtgagcagcagcagcagcagctggagTGCTTCTCGGATGAGGTGGACAGCCGCGGGAGCGCCGAGCTGAAGGAGCCCGCGAGTAGTGGGGCACTGGTGGTGTCCGGTGGCGGCGACGGGGCGAGCATCGAGGTGTCCAAGAAGCGGCGGGGCCGTCCCCCGGGGTCGAAGAACAAGCCGAAGCCGCCCGTGGTGATCACGCGGGAGGCGGAGCCGGCCGCCGCGATGCGCCCGCACGTGATCGAGATCCCCTGCGGCCGCGACGTGGCCGACGCGCTCGCGCGGTTCGCGACGCGGCGGAACCTCGGGATCTGCGTGCTCGCGGGCACGGGCGCCGTGGCCAACGTCTCGCTCCGCCACCCGGCGCCCGGCGGGGGCGTCCCGGCCGGCGCCATCGTCATCCACGGGCAGTACGAGATCCTCTCCATCTCCGCCACGTTCCTGCCCCCCGCCATGTCCGCCGTGGcgccgcaggccgccgccgccgccgcgtgccTCTCCATCTCGCTGGCGGGGCCGCACGGACAGATCGTCGGCGGCGCCGTGGCGGGTCCGCTCTACGCCGCGACCACCGTCGTCGTCGTGGCCGCCGCCTTCACCAACCCCACCTTCCACCGCCTCCCCGCGGACAACGACGCGTCGGTGTCCGTTTCCGTCTCGCTCTCCCCCTGCAGCGGCGACCCCGCGGACGAGCACCGCGGCAGCCATCATCACCAACAGCAGCACCAGCACCCCGCGGagcaggcgccgccgccgccgcaggagcATCGCCCTCACGTCGTCCGACGCCAGCCCGCGCCGCACCTCGGCGCTGCCGCCTCGCAAGCGCAGCCGGTGGATCCGTGCGGCCCTCCGGCCGTGCCCATCTTCGCCTGCCACCCGCAGCCGCACGACGTGatgtggccgccgccggcccgcgcgcagcaccccccgccgccgccgttctga
- the LOC112883057 gene encoding beta carbonic anhydrase 5, chloroplastic-like isoform X2 → MLPRSLGTAARRLGLAAAPARSRACSASAARRPCPPSDGEEAGEDGLPPTSHGPEPEERRRPRRGEHRREFSFITTAARDHSVLTRQLLDSRHDTIDEVGAEHDPFSELKARFMDFKQRNYVENFSNYQSLAQQQTPKFMVVACADSRVCPTRILGFQPGEAFTVRNVANLVPPYEHGGSETSAALEFAVNTLQVENVLVVGHSRCGGIQALMSMKDDSTSGFIKNWVSIGKSARLSTKAAAGNLNFEMQCTHCEKESINSSLLNLLTYPWIEKRVNEGTLNLHGGYYNFVDCTFEKWTLVYRKGLEGGSKYAIKNRSSWS, encoded by the exons ATGCTTCCAAGGTCCTTGGGAACAGCGGCGCGGCGCCTGGGCCTAGCTGCGGCtcccgcgcgctcgcgcgcgtgcTCGGCttccgcggcgcggcggccgtgcccGCCGTCCGACGGCGAGGAGGCCGGGGAGGATGGGCTTCCTCCGACGTCGCACGGGCCGGAGCCGGAGGAGCGACGGCGGCCTCGCCGCGGAGAGCATCG GAGAGAATTCTCGTTTATCACAACGGCCGCTAGAGATCATTCTGTCTTGACCCGGCAACTTCTAGATTCTCGACATGATACAATAGATGAGGTAGGTGCAGAACATGATCCGTTCAGTGAGTTGAAAGCGAGGTTCATGGACTTCAAACAGCGAAACTATGT GGAAAATTTTTCAAATTACCAAAGTCTGGCGCAACAGCAAACGCCAAAG TTCATGGTGGTTGCTTGTGCTGACTCCAGGGTCTGCCCTACCAGAATTTTGGGGTTTCAGCCTGGGGAAGCATTTACAGTTCGTAATGTGGCAAATTTGGTACCACCATATGAG CATGGGGGTTCAGAGACTAGTGCAGCACTAGAGTTTGCTGTCAATACACTCCAG GTAGAAAATGTATTGGTGGTAGGTCACAGCCGATGTGGTGGCATCCAGGCACTAATGAGTATGAAAGATGATTCAACCTCTGG CTTTATTAAGAACTGGGTTTCAATTGGGAAGAGCGCAAGGTTAAGCACAAAAGCTGCAGCTGGAAACTTAAATTTTGAAATGCAGTGCACACACTGTGAAAAG GAATCAATAAATAGCTCTCTTTTGAACTTGTTAACATACCCATGGATAGAGAAAAGGGTGAATGAAGGTACTCTGAACCTTCATGGAGGCTACTACAACTTTGTAGATTGCACATTTGAAAAATGGACATTAGTGTACCGTAAAGGACTGGAAGGCGGAAGCAAGTATGCTATAAAGAACAGGTCCTCCTGGTCTTGA